The following proteins come from a genomic window of Halomarina ordinaria:
- a CDS encoding GNAT family N-acetyltransferase, translated as MADAAYDYRPVPEADVEEFRRLVTYAFRPTERPDPLDSEDDLPAPARIGARRGIYEGEELLCTGRHYWFTHRIRGERHAVGGVSAVSTPPKNRRRGLVRRLLAESLAEYRERDHDVASLWPFEYEFYRTFGWATASRTGEARFAPDALDFLDALDAAGRFVDLDADRWADCEAVYRAATDHALSMYRTEEWWRKRVFAGWEDDPYVAGWERDGDLRGYLVYDIDDGDDGRVMTVSEWWGVDTEARLELLRFCRYHDSQVGRVTLHGPVDPTLQDLVRDPEAVTVEVNPGAMVRLVDVERALSALAYPTDAEVTVRLAVEDPLAEWNRGRFHLDVRDGRATCERVTAGADAAAGEGADATLSVGALSQLAVGYRSAGDLARHGRLDADESTVAALETALPREETFLAERF; from the coding sequence ATGGCCGACGCCGCGTACGACTACCGCCCGGTCCCCGAGGCGGACGTCGAGGAGTTCCGCCGCCTCGTCACCTACGCCTTCCGCCCGACCGAGCGCCCGGACCCCCTCGACTCCGAGGACGACCTCCCCGCACCGGCGCGCATCGGCGCACGCCGCGGCATCTACGAGGGGGAGGAGTTGCTCTGCACCGGCCGGCACTACTGGTTCACCCACCGCATCCGGGGGGAGCGCCACGCGGTCGGCGGCGTCTCCGCCGTCTCGACCCCGCCGAAGAACCGCCGGCGGGGACTCGTCCGCCGCCTGCTCGCCGAGTCGCTCGCGGAGTACCGCGAACGCGACCACGACGTCGCGTCGCTGTGGCCCTTCGAGTACGAGTTCTACCGGACGTTCGGCTGGGCGACGGCCTCGCGCACCGGCGAGGCGCGCTTCGCCCCCGACGCCCTCGACTTCCTCGACGCCCTCGACGCGGCGGGCCGCTTCGTCGACCTCGACGCCGACCGCTGGGCCGACTGCGAGGCCGTCTACCGTGCCGCGACCGACCACGCGCTCTCGATGTACCGCACGGAGGAGTGGTGGCGAAAGCGCGTCTTCGCCGGCTGGGAGGACGACCCCTACGTGGCCGGCTGGGAGCGCGACGGCGACCTCCGGGGGTACCTCGTCTACGACATCGACGACGGGGACGACGGCCGCGTCATGACCGTCTCCGAGTGGTGGGGCGTCGACACGGAGGCGCGGCTCGAACTCCTCCGGTTCTGTCGCTACCACGACTCCCAGGTCGGGCGGGTCACCCTCCACGGTCCTGTCGACCCCACGTTGCAGGACCTCGTGCGCGACCCCGAGGCGGTCACCGTGGAAGTGAACCCCGGCGCGATGGTTCGCCTCGTCGACGTCGAGCGCGCGCTCTCGGCGCTGGCCTATCCGACCGACGCCGAGGTCACCGTCCGGCTGGCCGTCGAGGACCCGCTGGCCGAGTGGAACCGCGGACGGTTCCACCTCGACGTGCGCGACGGCCGGGCGACCTGCGAGCGGGTGACGGCCGGGGCGGACGCGGCGGCGGGCGAGGGTGCGGACGCGACCCTGTCGGTGGGGGCGCTCTCGCAGCTCGCGGTCGGCTACCGCTCGGCGGGCGACCTGGCGCGACACGGCCGCCTCGACGCCGACGAGTCGACGGTCGCGGCGCTCGAAACCGCGCTCCCGCGCGAGGAGACGTTCCTCGCCGAGCGGTTCTGA